A section of the Telopea speciosissima isolate NSW1024214 ecotype Mountain lineage chromosome 3, Tspe_v1, whole genome shotgun sequence genome encodes:
- the LOC122655124 gene encoding uncharacterized mitochondrial protein AtMg00860-like — translation MIQVLRPFIGKFLVVYFDDILIYSHTTEDHLDHLKHMLRVLHTGKLFISLKKCSYMLPKIVFLGFIISSAGVEADPKKVQSIVDWPVPQTLIEVRSFHGLASFYRHFIQNFSGIMAPITECMKKSKGRFQWTPAATKAFVLIKQKMTEAPVLRLPNLDVIFEVAIDASHAGIRGVLMQSNHPIAYYSEKLNDAKRRYSTYC, via the coding sequence ATGATACAGGTACTTCGTCCATTCATCGGCAAGTTTCTTGTAGTTTACTTTGATGACATTCTTATCTACAGTCACACCACTGAGGACCATCTCGATCATCTGAAGCACATGTTGAGAGTGTTACATACAGGGAAACTCTTCATCAGCCTCAAAAAATGTTCTTATATGTTGCCTAAGATTGTCTTCCTTGGGTTTATTATATCTTCAGCAGGGGTTGAAGCTGATCCGAAGAAAGTGCAAAGCATAGTCGATTGGCCAGTACCACAAACCTTGATAGAGGTCAGGAGCTTCCATGGCCTAGCATCTTTTTATCGACATTTTATTCAGAACTTCAGTGGCATCATGGCACCCATTACTGAATGCATGAAGAAAAGTAAGGGTAGATTCCAGTGGACACCGGCTGCTACCAAAGCTTTTGTATTGATCAAGCAAAAGATGACTGAGGCACCTGTTCTACGGCTTCCAAACTTAGATGTCATATTTGAGGTAGCTATAGATGCATCCCATGCTGGGATTAGAGGAGTTCTCATGCAATCAAATCATCCCATTGCCTACTACAGTGAGAAACTCAACGATGCTAAGCGGCGTTACTCTACCTATTGTTGA